CCCTAGAACGCGGATCAGATCCGCCTTTTCCTGCTCTAGCAGCAGTGGAAACTGTTCCCCCAACTTGCCTTGCAGGATAGTCAGCAAGCCTGCCGCCTGTCGCCACTCCGACGCCTCCAGGAAATGCAGGTAATGGATCGCCAGCATACCTGCATAGACCACTTGATCCATCTCCCCCAATTGGTAGCAAGCCTCCGCCATGGCAATCAAATTAATTCCATAGAGATAAATATCTCCCGATAGGCGCAGGGAACTGAGACCCGTCTTGATGTGGGCCAGGGCCTGCTCCGGTTGGCTGAGGGCAATGTAGGCAATCCCCAAACTGGTAGCGCACAGTCCTTCGCAGACGGGGTCTTCCAAGACATGGGCCACTTGCAGACCTTGGGTCAGGTAGGCCATGGCAGGTTCGTAGACCTCCGGCGCGAGTTCTAGGGCTTGGGCACGGCAAACTTCGCTATAGCCCAAGTTCGCCAAAGCATGGGCTTCCCCGAGCCGATCGCCGTGTTGCCGACTCAGGATTAAGGCCCGTTGGCTGTAGTCGATCGCGGCCTCGTACTGCTTGAGGGCGACGGAGGTCTGGCCCATCATGTTGAGGGCTGCCACCTCGCAGAGGCTGTCGGCGGCAGCTTGGGCAATTTCGCGGGCGGAGGTGTAGATTTCCAGGGCATCGCGATGCAGCCCCCGATTGCGCAGGAAGGAGCCTAGCAGGGTCAACAGCCGCGCCTTTTCCTGGGTGCCGTCCACTTGGCGCAGGGGGGCGCTGAGGTAGTCCATGGCCGATCGAAAGTTGTTGGTACCGATGATGCCAAAGCTGCTGTTGTAGAAAGGAAAGTACGATCGCTGGGCCAGGGTGCGCAGAACTTGCAGAGCCGCTCGAAAGGCAGCGGTGGCGTACTGTTCGCGGTGGTGGGAATTAAGTAACGTGGCATGGGTCAGCCCATTGGCCAAGCCCACCCACACGGCCGAAAAGCCGACAAAAATGGCGGCACTCAGCTTCGCTCCCAGCTTGGAATCGTAGACCCGCTGATCCGCCCAGATGCCTAACCCCTGTTGCAGCCGCTGCAAAACCAAGGTCAGTTCCACCCAATCCTGCATTTTGACGGCGGTTTGTTGGGAGGCCCAGACATCGATCGCCTGATCCAGTTCGATCGCGTGAAAGAGCGATCGGGGCAGACTGCCGATCGGTTGCTTGGCCCAGTAGCCCCAGGGACTCAGCCGTTGGCTACTTTCCGTAAAGCCCAAACCCTGCCGTTCGTAAATCCAGGCCACGAGGTGTTCCCGGAGCGCCTGCCAGGATTGCAGTCCTTGCAGAATGCCCGCTGCTAGTTGCTGCAAATCCTGTTTGGTGTCGGGATCGGTGAAGGCTTGGCGCAGGGCGATCGCTAACTGGTTGAGTTGATCGGTCGTGAGGGGATTGGCCTGGTTCGGATCAATCACCGTCAGAAAGGCCAGTAACCGTTGCTGCGGTTCAGCGGTGGTGATTTGGTGGATGGCAGTGGCGATCGTGCCTCGGGCTTGGTTGTCCTGTTGGTAGCGGCTCCAGGCACTTTCCAAGGTTTTCAGCGCGCGCAGGGCCCGTTGGGCTTTGGCTTGTTTCAGTTCATCACGGGAATCTTCCGCCTGTTGCTGGGTGCTGCTACTGCGATCGGTCAAACAGGTGGAAAATTCTTCATCACTGCCCGGTTCCAGTTCCTCCACCAACATCTCATACACCTGCTCCTTCGATCGGATTTGACCTTTTAGCGTCATTTGCACAATGTTTTCGATCAAGGTGGTGTAACGGGCTTGGAGATCGGCCATGGAGGGTGGTATTCAGGGAAAAACAGCTTGTACTTCCAGAGTAAAGGATGAACTTAAAAGGTGGAAGGATCGATCGAGAATCTCTCACGGGGGATCCGATCGAAGGAGGTGGCCCAGCGGTGCAGTCAGCCTGCGATCGATGCATGTAGCAGTGCGATCGTTCGGGGGCTAGCCCTGACTAATTCCGGTGATGGTTGCTGTAACGAATTCTCGCTCCGGCCCATTGCAACTTCTCTTCTAGAGTACGGTAATAGGAGTAATTTTCCCGCAGTATAATAAACTGCGCTTCACAGTCCGCCACCCGAATATCCACCCGCTGTCCCGGCCAAATGGCAGTAGCTAACACCCCATCCATCCAGAGCTTGGTATTTACATCAGGATCCATGAGCGGCCAGATACTCACGATGCAACCGGGAGGCAGCACGATCGGACGGCTGGATAGACTGAGGGGACAGATGGGTGTCACGACGATCGCTTCCATACCGGGATGGACGATTGGGCCATTGGCTGCCACGGTGTAGCAGGTGGAACCCGTGGGCGTGGCGACGATCAGCCCATCCCCCTGGTACTGATCCACCACTTCGCCGTCGATTTCCATTTCCAGGATGGAAGTCAGCATGCGATCGGCGGCAGCGGGTTTAATACACATTTCGTTGAGGGCGAGAAACGTATCGCTCTGGGGTTCCCGATCGCGGTGGCCTTCGTAAATGGCCGCTTGCAGCATCATGCGCCGTTGGATGGCATAGCGATCGTCCAAGAGCCGATCCCAAATGGTTTCGCTGTCGAAGTCATCGGGCGACTCCGCCAGAAAGCCCAAATGGCCGCCGATGTTGACCGCCAAAATGGGA
The window above is part of the Alkalinema sp. FACHB-956 genome. Proteins encoded here:
- a CDS encoding NAD(+) kinase, coding for MKLEQVIVAYKSGDALAKRSAERCAQALEQRGINVLLGPSGPHDNPYPVFLGSVRNSIDLAVVLGGDGAALSAARNLAAAQIPILAVNIGGHLGFLAESPDDFDSETIWDRLLDDRYAIQRRMMLQAAIYEGHRDREPQSDTFLALNEMCIKPAAADRMLTSILEMEIDGEVVDQYQGDGLIVATPTGSTCYTVAANGPIVHPGMEAIVVTPICPLSLSSRPIVLPPGCIVSIWPLMDPDVNTKLWMDGVLATAIWPGQRVDIRVADCEAQFIILRENYSYYRTLEEKLQWAGARIRYSNHHRN
- a CDS encoding tetratricopeptide repeat protein; the encoded protein is MADLQARYTTLIENIVQMTLKGQIRSKEQVYEMLVEELEPGSDEEFSTCLTDRSSSTQQQAEDSRDELKQAKAQRALRALKTLESAWSRYQQDNQARGTIATAIHQITTAEPQQRLLAFLTVIDPNQANPLTTDQLNQLAIALRQAFTDPDTKQDLQQLAAGILQGLQSWQALREHLVAWIYERQGLGFTESSQRLSPWGYWAKQPIGSLPRSLFHAIELDQAIDVWASQQTAVKMQDWVELTLVLQRLQQGLGIWADQRVYDSKLGAKLSAAIFVGFSAVWVGLANGLTHATLLNSHHREQYATAAFRAALQVLRTLAQRSYFPFYNSSFGIIGTNNFRSAMDYLSAPLRQVDGTQEKARLLTLLGSFLRNRGLHRDALEIYTSAREIAQAAADSLCEVAALNMMGQTSVALKQYEAAIDYSQRALILSRQHGDRLGEAHALANLGYSEVCRAQALELAPEVYEPAMAYLTQGLQVAHVLEDPVCEGLCATSLGIAYIALSQPEQALAHIKTGLSSLRLSGDIYLYGINLIAMAEACYQLGEMDQVVYAGMLAIHYLHFLEASEWRQAAGLLTILQGKLGEQFPLLLEQEKADLIRVLGLELYEQTLRLLEEYQSQ